The Seriola aureovittata isolate HTS-2021-v1 ecotype China chromosome 3, ASM2101889v1, whole genome shotgun sequence genome includes a region encoding these proteins:
- the wfikkn1 gene encoding WAP, Kazal, immunoglobulin, Kunitz and NTR domain-containing protein has translation MYKIPPQFLEDRRIKDTHWHNAPYSHKVGLRWIWAYLLMLLVCKLPGLSLCASVAGSKVAHEGLCPNKLNSNLWVDAQSTCERECNVDEDCADFEKCCTNVCGLNSCVAARFSDGTFAQPGGLGGEGDDGPISTATCEGFICSQQGATCDIWDGQPICKCQDRCEKEPNFTCASDGLTYFNRCYMDAEACIRGVSLTVVTCRFYLAGPHTSPLPQDTTANPTPTSSQEDPMPPALYSNPHHQSIYVGGTVSFHCDVIGVPRPDVTWEKQSERRERLVMRPDQMYGNVVITNIGQLVIYNAQVWDTGIYTCIARNSAGVLHAEYPLSVIRRADDDFSEDPEMPMGRPFSPADCLAEVDSRVCSGERHVDWYYDSKLGTCMAFSNGGCDDSRNRFETYEECKASCQREGMGICSLPAVQGPCKSWEARWAWNSLMKQCQAFAYGGCHGNANSFHTKKECEANCPQPKRKPCKTCRVKGKMVPSLCRSDFAIVGRLTELVEDLDSGLARFSLEEVLRDEKMGLTFFNTKHLEVTIAKIDWSCPCPNITMEENPLLVMGVVQDGMAIIQSDSYVRAITERRLKKLREVLDKKTCEASKTPKT, from the exons ATGTATAAAATCCCTCCCCAGTTCTTGGAGGACAGACGTATAAAGGATACACATTGGCACAATGCACCCTACTCACATAAAGTTGGATTAAGGTGGATATGGGCGTATTTGTTGATGCTCCTGGTTTGCAAACTACCCGGACTTTCTTTGTGTGCAAGTGTGGCAGGATCCAAAGTTGCACACGAAGGACTTTGTCCAAACAAGCTGAATTCCAACCTCTGGGTTGATGCGCAAAGCACCTGCGAGAGGGAATGCAACGTCGATGAG gactgTGCAGACTTTGAGAAATGCTGCACCAACGTGTGTGGCCTCAACAGCTGTGTGGCAGCACGTTTCTCTGACGGCACGTTTGCACAGCCAGGTGGGCTGGGTGGAGAAGGAGACGACGGCCCCATCTCCACCGCTACCTGTGAGGGCTTTATCTGCAGCCAGCAAGGAGCAACCTGTGACATTTGGGATGGACAGCCCATCTGCAAGTGCCAGGACCGATGTGAGAAAGAGCCCAACTTCACCTGTGCTTCAGATGGCCTCACCTATTTCAACCGCTGCTACATGGATGCAGAGGCCTGCATCCGTGGGGTGAGTTTAACTGTGGTCACCTGTCGTTTCTACCTCGCCGGGCCCCACACCAGTCCACTGCCTCAGGACACTACCGCTAATCCCACCCCGACATCCTCCCAGGAGGACCCCATGCCTCCCGCACTGTACTCCAACCCTCACCATCAGTCCATCTATGTCGGAGGCACAGTCAGCTTCCACTGTGACGTCATTGGAGTCCCGAGACCTGATGTAACATGGGAGAAACAGAGCGAGCGGCGAGAACGGCTGGTCATGAGGCCTGACCAGATGTATGGCAACGTTGTCATCACCAACATCGGACAGCTGGTCATCTACAACGCCCAGGTGTGGGACACAGGTATCTACACCTGCATCGCACGCAATTCTGCAGGAGTTCTTCATGCAGAATACCCTCTGTCTGTCATCCGCCGAGCTGATGATGATTTCTCTGAAGATCCTGAGATGCCCATGGGGAGACCGTTCTCCCCAGCTGACTGCCTGGCTGAGGTGGACAGCAGAGTGTGCAGCGGAGAGCGCCACGTGGACTGGTATTATGATAGCAAGCTGGGCACCTGCATGGCCTTCAGCAACGGTGGGTGTGACGACAGTCGCAACCGGTTTGAGACTTACGAGGAGTGCAAGGCCTCCTGTCAGAGAGAGGGGATGGGCATCTGCTCCCTGCCTGCTGTTCAGGGCCCCTGCAAATCTTGGGAGGCGCGTTGGGCCTGGAACTCCCTCATGAAACAGTGCCAAGCCTTCGCCTATGGTGGCTGCCATGGGAACGCCAACAGCTTCCACACCAAAAAGGAGTGTGAAGCAAACTGCCCACAACCCAAAAGGAAACCTTGTAAGACCTGTCGGGTGAAGGGGAAAATGGTACCCAGTTTATGCCGCAGTGATTTTGCCATTGTGGGGAGGCTGACGGAGCTGGTGGAGGATCTGGACTCTGGGTTAGCCCGCTTTAGCTTGGAAGAGGTCCTGAGAGATGAAAAGATGGGACTGACTTTCTTCAACACCAAACATCTGGAAGTGACCATCGCCAAGATCGACTGGAGCTGCCCCTGCCCCAACATCACCATGGAGGAAAACCCTCTGCTGGTGATGGGTGTGGTGCAGGATGGCATGGCCATCATCCAATCAGACAGCTATGTCAGAGCCATAACTGAACGCAGACTCAAGAAGCTCCGTGAGGTTCTGGACAAGAAGACCTGCGAGGCATCTAAAACTCCCAAGACTTAA
- the mettl26 gene encoding methyltransferase-like 26, translating into MLSAAAAERNKEPILVVLRETVNTGRPLQALEISSGTGQHVTHFAQALRNITWQPSEYDHQSLDSIEAYRARYQLSNVKPAIHLDASLPHQYWGGVQAESLDLVVNINMIHISPMACTEGLFKGAGAVLKPQGLLFTYGPYAVNGQITPQSNVDFDYSLRQRNPKWGLRDISLLSTLAQRNGLFLEKIVDMPANNKCLLFRKESLV; encoded by the exons ATGCTGAGCGCCGCCGCCGCGGAGAGGAACAAGGAGCCCATCCTGGTGGTGCTCCGGGAGACCGTGAACACCGGGAGACCCCTGCAGGCTCTGGAGATCTCCTCCGGTACCGGGCAGCACGTCACACACTTCGCTCAGGCCCTGCGGAATATAACCTGGCAGCCTTCAGAGTATGACCACCAGTCTCTAGACAG TATAGAAGCGTACAGAGCTCGCTACCAGCTGAGCAATGTGAAGCCCGCCATCCACCTGGATGCTTCTCTGCCCCATCAATACTGGGGGGGGGTCCAGGCAGAGAGCCTCGACCTGGTAGTCAACATCAACATGATCCACATTTCTCCAATGGCTTGTACAGAG GGTTTATTCAAAGGGGCCGGGGCAGTGTTGAAGCCGCAAGGTCTTCTGTTCACATACGGG CCCTATGCAGTGAATGGTCAGATCACCCCACAGAGCAATGTTGACTTTGACTACAGCCTACGGCAGAG GAATCCAAAGTGGGGACTCAGAGATATCTCCCTCCTGAGCACTTTAGCACAAAGAAACGGTTTATTCTTGGAGAAGata GTGGACATGCCAGCAAACAACAAGTGTCTTCTGTTCAGGAAGGAGAGTTTGGTGTGA